A genomic window from Yoonia rosea includes:
- a CDS encoding TrlF family AAA-like ATPase, producing the protein MTTKAPALTLGSIWRRWDPHIHAPGTTLNDQFGGADAWETYLSAVEASDPKIEVLGVTDYYLLDTYRAVFLQKANSRLADVTTIFPNIELRLTTRAANGFVNIHLLIDPTEDDHIEAAERFLSLLEFEAHGDVFKCTRDDLTRLGRKSLAGDASEKALIAAGANQFKVEFNQLKNIYRKSDWAKKNVLIAVAGGKDDGTSGLRQASDATLRAEIEKFAHIIFASSVAQREFWTGKRQAISVQGLKERYDGCKPCLHGCDAHRPDEVGQPDHNRYSWVKGAATFDALRQACIDPEYRAFVADAPPSGALPSQVISSITVSNADWAATPTVPLNPGLVTVIGARGSGKTALADIIAATCDAVPPAVWSGGEENLQTPSFLARAKPLIGSSRATLTWGSGERVDRALDGSDAGQLSAYPRARYLSQQFVEDLCSSTGISDGLVHEIERVVYQAHDPNNTEGATNFSELRDQNTHRFRQSRDREETAIADLSDHIATELENEAKVAGLKQLVAQKTKLIADQTADKDKLKLTGKPEFIARHNALVTAEADLRRTINAMSEKRRAYVDLQDEVASVRASTAPEMLRQTKEKHLKGKMSDTQWDHFLLVYNGDVDATLHTVIADTDREIQRLTGDAVVAQDQNTPLIARDQDISAVTLNRLTAEISRLSTFITADEHVRKQLQAATTTITRETAALEKLKATLTSAEGAEVRRKDLQRQRIDCYERIFQAIINEQTALQELYQPLLKRLEATSGTLSKLQFSATRVVDVEKWGRFGEENLFDKRRKGATKGVGSLTALAAEQLAPAWKIGAAADVRAAMEAFMGAHAAELLSHAPFEKTEKAELRNWMNQFAHWLFATDHITVRYEIGYDGVDIRKLSPGTRGIVLLLLYLALDDQDDRPLIIDQPEENLDPKSVNDELVPLFIKAKKRRQVIMVTHNANLVVNTDADQVIIAEAGPHALGGLPPITYNGAGLDDPKIRSEVCEILEGGEPAFQDRARRLRVKMER; encoded by the coding sequence ATGACTACAAAAGCCCCGGCCCTCACCCTTGGATCAATATGGAGACGATGGGATCCACATATTCATGCGCCTGGCACGACCCTGAACGACCAGTTTGGCGGTGCCGATGCTTGGGAAACCTACCTGTCCGCCGTTGAAGCCAGCGATCCCAAGATCGAGGTGCTTGGGGTCACAGATTACTATCTTCTTGACACGTATCGCGCGGTGTTTCTGCAAAAGGCGAACAGCCGATTGGCCGATGTCACAACAATCTTTCCCAACATCGAGCTGCGCCTGACAACGCGGGCGGCCAATGGGTTCGTCAATATCCATCTCCTCATCGACCCAACCGAAGACGACCACATTGAAGCGGCAGAGCGGTTCCTCAGTTTGCTTGAATTTGAGGCCCATGGCGACGTTTTCAAATGCACCCGCGACGATCTTACTCGACTGGGCCGCAAGTCTCTGGCTGGCGACGCATCCGAAAAGGCGCTGATCGCTGCCGGTGCGAACCAATTCAAAGTCGAATTCAACCAGCTCAAGAACATCTACCGGAAATCCGATTGGGCGAAGAAAAACGTCCTGATCGCTGTCGCCGGTGGAAAAGATGACGGCACATCTGGATTGCGTCAGGCGTCTGATGCGACCTTGCGCGCTGAAATCGAGAAATTCGCACATATCATCTTTGCAAGCAGCGTTGCCCAACGGGAATTCTGGACTGGCAAGCGCCAGGCTATTTCCGTCCAAGGGCTTAAGGAGCGATATGACGGCTGCAAGCCTTGTCTGCATGGTTGCGATGCGCATCGCCCTGATGAGGTCGGCCAGCCCGACCATAATCGGTACTCCTGGGTAAAGGGCGCCGCGACCTTTGATGCTTTGCGCCAGGCTTGCATCGATCCCGAATACCGCGCTTTCGTTGCGGATGCGCCCCCTTCCGGTGCCCTTCCGTCTCAAGTGATCAGCTCAATTACCGTCTCAAATGCGGATTGGGCCGCCACACCCACCGTTCCGTTGAATCCAGGCCTTGTCACCGTTATCGGCGCGCGGGGCTCGGGCAAAACTGCCCTGGCCGACATCATTGCCGCTACATGCGATGCCGTGCCTCCCGCCGTCTGGTCAGGTGGCGAAGAAAACCTACAAACTCCGTCGTTTCTTGCACGTGCCAAGCCTTTGATCGGATCGTCCCGCGCGACCCTCACTTGGGGCAGCGGCGAACGTGTCGATCGCGCTCTTGATGGCTCTGACGCAGGACAGCTGTCCGCCTATCCCCGCGCGCGCTATCTCTCCCAACAATTTGTCGAGGATCTTTGTTCGTCCACCGGTATCTCCGATGGTCTGGTCCATGAGATCGAGCGCGTTGTTTATCAGGCGCATGATCCAAACAACACCGAGGGCGCGACCAACTTCAGCGAGCTTCGAGACCAGAACACGCATCGCTTCCGGCAATCCCGGGATCGAGAGGAAACTGCGATTGCCGACCTGTCCGATCACATCGCCACAGAGTTGGAAAACGAAGCGAAAGTCGCCGGCCTGAAGCAGCTAGTGGCGCAAAAAACGAAGTTAATCGCAGATCAAACCGCCGACAAAGACAAACTCAAACTCACCGGGAAGCCCGAGTTCATTGCGCGACATAACGCGCTGGTGACAGCCGAGGCCGATCTGCGGCGGACCATCAATGCGATGTCCGAAAAACGGCGCGCTTACGTTGACCTTCAGGACGAAGTGGCAAGTGTTCGCGCCTCGACCGCGCCTGAGATGCTGCGACAGACCAAAGAAAAGCACCTCAAAGGCAAAATGTCTGACACCCAGTGGGACCATTTCCTCTTAGTCTACAACGGCGATGTGGATGCCACTCTGCACACAGTGATTGCAGATACAGATCGCGAAATTCAACGTCTGACAGGCGATGCCGTCGTCGCCCAGGACCAAAACACCCCTTTGATCGCACGGGATCAAGACATCTCAGCCGTGACTCTCAATAGGCTCACGGCCGAGATCTCTCGTTTATCGACGTTCATCACAGCCGATGAACATGTGCGCAAGCAATTGCAGGCCGCCACCACGACCATTACTCGGGAAACTGCTGCCCTCGAAAAGCTGAAAGCGACACTGACCTCCGCCGAAGGGGCTGAGGTGCGCCGGAAAGACCTGCAGCGCCAGCGCATCGATTGCTACGAGCGGATTTTCCAAGCGATCATCAATGAACAAACCGCACTACAGGAGCTTTACCAGCCCTTGTTGAAACGGCTTGAAGCCACATCGGGCACGCTCAGCAAACTGCAATTCTCGGCAACGCGCGTCGTAGACGTCGAAAAATGGGGTCGTTTCGGCGAGGAGAATCTCTTCGACAAACGCCGCAAGGGTGCCACGAAAGGCGTCGGGTCCCTCACAGCCCTTGCAGCCGAGCAGCTGGCGCCAGCATGGAAAATTGGGGCCGCTGCCGATGTGCGCGCGGCGATGGAAGCGTTCATGGGCGCTCATGCAGCGGAACTTCTTTCCCACGCCCCCTTTGAAAAGACCGAGAAGGCAGAATTGCGTAACTGGATGAACCAGTTTGCCCATTGGCTGTTCGCCACAGATCACATCACTGTTCGCTATGAAATTGGCTATGACGGCGTCGATATTCGCAAGCTGTCGCCAGGCACACGAGGCATCGTGCTTTTGCTTTTGTATCTGGCTCTTGATGACCAGGATGACCGACCACTCATCATCGACCAACCCGAAGAGAACCTTGATCCAAAGTCTGTAAATGATGAATTGGTGCCTCTCTTCATCAAAGCGAAGAAGCGCCGCCAGGTAATCATGGTCACCCACAACGCTAATCTTGTGGTCAACACCGACGCAGATCAGGTCATCATTGCTGAAGCAGGTCCGCATGCTTTGGGTGGGTTGCCGCCCATCACATATAATGGAGCAGGCTTGGACGACCCCAAAATCCGTTCCGAGGTTTGCGAGATTCTCGAAGGCGGCGAGCCCGCGTTTCAGGACCGTGCACGAAGGTTGCGGGTCAAAATGGAACGGTAG